In the Paenibacillus sp. J23TS9 genome, CAATCCTTTGCTTCCCTGAACGAAACAAATTACCCGCTGATCTCCCTGCTCACGGAAATTCGTGCGCTGCAGGCGCAGCTGGAGCAATGGTACGAAGAAGAATTCGTATAACCCGAGCATAAGCGATTTTCTTTATGCCATAAACCGACGTAGACCTGCACGCTTTGGGCATCTTCCCCATATGCTATCCATACATAAGGTTTAGCAAGAGGAGGAGATACCCTTGCCGCAATGGCTCTGCAATCAACTGACACGTGCCTTTCGCAAAAAGGACAGACGCCAGATCAAGCTGCTGAACGATTGCTGGTTCTTTTACCGCAATTCAGCGGGCGAAGGCACGGATCACTCATAAGCCGGATTTCCAAATCCATAATACGCCCGTACGCAAAAAACCAAGCCGGACACAATGTCCGGCTTCTTTTTTATATCTTCCCATATTATAGCTTCCCAAGAGATATGGTCACTGCGGCTTCATCTCACCCGAAAAGCTTGACATATGCGCCCTATGAATAGCTTCTTGTCGCCGGCCAGGAGCCCAGCAGCTTGCGCAATAACACAATTTGTCCCGTATGGTACGCATCATGGGTAATCAAGCTCTGGAAACGCTGCGGATCCTTTTCCAGTTCGCTCTCCGGCAGCTGTTCCAGCTTGCTTCGCAATTGGGCATGGACCTGTTCAAGCTTCACCCGCGCCTCCTCCCACGCCTGCTCGCTGCTTTCCGGAATGCGGAACGTTTCGTCGTTACCGATTTGCGCCGGCAGTCCATCCGGG is a window encoding:
- the cmpA gene encoding cortex morphogenetic protein CmpA codes for the protein MPQWLCNQLTRAFRKKDRRQIKLLNDCWFFYRNSAGEGTDHS
- a CDS encoding DinB family protein, which gives rise to MNIRELLLQYWDNSMDQEDWYPPLGPALKEVTLEQAVWKPGMGAANSIWENVQHLLYYKERILGRLTDPDGLPAQIGNDETFRIPESSEQAWEEARVKLEQVHAQLRSKLEQLPESELEKDPQRFQSLITHDAYHTGQIVLLRKLLGSWPATRSYS